A stretch of the Clavibacter sp. B3I6 genome encodes the following:
- a CDS encoding organic hydroperoxide resistance protein, whose product MEPIYTAIAHASGGGRDGHVRSEDDRIDFDTRPPKEMGGSGEGTNPEQLFAAGYSACFLGATHLVGKNAGVDTKDAGVSASVSIGDNGSGGFGLAVELDVYLPNVAPERRQEIADAAHQVCPYSNATRGNIDVKISIVD is encoded by the coding sequence ATGGAACCCATCTACACCGCTATCGCGCACGCCTCCGGCGGAGGACGCGACGGACATGTCCGCAGCGAGGACGACCGCATCGACTTCGACACCCGTCCCCCCAAGGAGATGGGCGGCTCGGGCGAGGGCACGAACCCCGAGCAGCTCTTCGCCGCCGGGTACAGCGCCTGCTTCCTGGGCGCCACCCACCTCGTCGGCAAGAACGCCGGCGTCGACACGAAGGACGCGGGCGTCTCGGCCAGCGTCTCCATCGGCGACAACGGATCCGGCGGCTTCGGCCTCGCGGTCGAGCTCGACGTCTACCTCCCGAACGTCGCCCCCGAGCGCCGCCAGGAGATCGCGGACGCAGCCCACCAGGTCTGCCCGTACTCCAACGCGACCCGCGGCAACATCGACGTGAAGATCTCCATCGTCGACTGA
- a CDS encoding endonuclease/exonuclease/phosphatase family protein, with the protein MTLAIGPTTGDDLHLISLNVRMPWHGTRPGEADHWPERQEVLTRFLQQERPTVLGVQEALWPQVQAIEKALPPSYRMVGQGREGGSHGEHGAIFYQASRLTLLEHDVMWLSDTPDVIGSMTWGNPMPRIITWARFQDEATGHPLVVLVTHLDHDVAEARDRSAEAVAELVRTRFPGLPVVLMGDFNAPVDSFPYDVLTRRAGLRDSWLDTARQATPAFGTFPDYRRPVVGDPRIDWILVGDRVEVRAAAINDFSWRDRMMSDHLPVQALVRLS; encoded by the coding sequence ATGACCCTCGCGATCGGCCCGACGACCGGCGACGACCTCCACCTCATCTCCCTCAACGTGCGCATGCCGTGGCACGGCACCCGCCCCGGCGAGGCCGACCACTGGCCGGAGCGCCAGGAGGTGCTCACCCGGTTCCTCCAGCAGGAGCGCCCCACGGTGCTCGGCGTGCAGGAGGCGCTGTGGCCGCAGGTCCAGGCGATCGAGAAGGCGCTCCCGCCCTCGTACCGCATGGTCGGGCAGGGCCGGGAGGGCGGCAGCCACGGCGAGCACGGCGCGATCTTCTACCAGGCCTCCCGCCTCACCCTCCTCGAGCACGACGTGATGTGGCTCTCCGACACCCCCGACGTGATCGGCAGCATGACGTGGGGCAACCCCATGCCGCGGATCATCACCTGGGCCCGCTTCCAGGACGAGGCCACCGGCCACCCGCTCGTCGTGCTGGTGACGCACCTCGACCACGACGTGGCCGAGGCCCGCGATCGGTCCGCCGAGGCCGTCGCCGAGCTCGTCCGCACGCGCTTCCCCGGCCTGCCGGTCGTGCTCATGGGCGACTTCAACGCGCCCGTCGACTCGTTCCCCTACGACGTCCTCACCCGTCGGGCCGGCCTCCGCGACTCCTGGCTCGACACCGCCCGCCAGGCGACGCCCGCCTTCGGCACGTTCCCCGACTACCGGCGGCCCGTGGTCGGCGACCCGCGCATCGACTGGATCCTCGTCGGCGACCGCGTCGAGGTGCGCGCCGCCGCGATCAACGACTTCTCCTGGCGCGACCGCATGATGAGCGACCACCTGCCCGTGCAGGCGCTCGTCCGGCTCAGCTGA
- a CDS encoding alpha/beta fold hydrolase → MSTDARAPRTLSDHRPEDAEDLTIEVPAARLSAVRVPARTGDPATAPVALLVPGFTGSKEDFLPIMGPLADRGFTVVAFSQRGQWGSTGPGQAEPPVDASGYELETLGQDVHHVVDALAGRGGSGGRHVATDASPAAPLGPVHLLGHSFGGVVGLQALIRDPGRFASYTHWNSGPRSRADRSEQIAAVRASGSAGLWPLWFLPEQLDGDDPEVEWFRTRLFGTASAQLLGALEIMQEQTDRVEELRAAGVPVLVSHGDADDAWPQDWQRDMAERAGARYEVVADAGHSAQVDQPEASADLLAGFWRSAAPAA, encoded by the coding sequence ATGAGCACCGACGCCCGCGCCCCGCGCACCCTGTCCGACCACCGGCCCGAGGACGCGGAGGACCTGACGATCGAGGTTCCGGCGGCGCGGCTCTCGGCCGTGCGCGTGCCGGCCCGCACCGGGGATCCCGCGACCGCGCCCGTCGCGCTGCTCGTGCCGGGGTTCACGGGGTCCAAGGAGGACTTCCTCCCCATCATGGGCCCGCTCGCCGACCGCGGCTTCACGGTCGTGGCGTTCTCGCAGCGCGGGCAGTGGGGATCCACCGGACCCGGCCAGGCCGAGCCGCCCGTCGACGCGAGCGGCTACGAGCTCGAGACCCTCGGCCAGGACGTGCACCACGTGGTCGACGCGCTCGCCGGCCGCGGCGGATCCGGCGGCCGTCACGTGGCGACCGACGCCTCCCCCGCCGCCCCGCTCGGGCCCGTGCACCTCCTCGGCCACAGCTTCGGCGGCGTCGTGGGGCTCCAGGCGCTGATCCGCGACCCGGGCCGCTTCGCCAGCTACACGCACTGGAACTCGGGTCCCCGCAGCCGGGCCGACCGCTCCGAGCAGATCGCCGCCGTCCGCGCGTCGGGCAGCGCCGGGCTCTGGCCGCTGTGGTTCCTGCCCGAGCAGCTCGACGGCGACGACCCCGAGGTGGAGTGGTTCCGCACCCGCCTGTTCGGCACCGCGTCGGCGCAGCTCCTCGGGGCGCTCGAGATCATGCAGGAGCAGACCGACCGCGTCGAGGAGCTGCGGGCGGCGGGCGTCCCCGTGCTCGTCTCCCACGGCGACGCCGACGACGCCTGGCCGCAGGACTGGCAGCGCGACATGGCGGAGCGCGCCGGCGCCCGCTACGAGGTGGTCGCGGACGCCGGCCACTCCGCCCAGGTCGACCAGCCGGAGGCGAGCGCGGACCTCCTCGCGGGCTTCTGGCGGAGCGCGGCGCCCGCGGCCTGA
- a CDS encoding sensor histidine kinase, which translates to MTDATHAPDAPRGSGSRPGAALGDGVRRGLDRVGIRTDAGRDAAAAVAWAVVTLVLLAGLLALAWADGTARGMTSAQSWLIGILAVAQCAPLAVRRRHPRATLLAVSVLQAGLVAVLPPGFAFWAAAPVVAAYTVGVRLPVGPAARIVAAALGIEAVGALLAATGRVRAALVPDADRLPLGLPVVVDAASILASGILIAVASAAVGSWVALRRRHDRDALARAVETVEHQAALTRAAVAAERTRMARELHDVAAHHLTALVVQAGAAERLVDIDPERARASLRGIRVQGRETLDALRSIVGILRQTDDGPTGSGPGGPAGEVPVPGLADVDGLVRAARASGTAVQERATGDLPTLAPLADVTAYRTVQESLANARRHAPGSAVTLTTEAGPARLVLVVENPLPAVAPAGAPGYGLVGMRERAALVGGRLEAGPTASGTWRVRLELPVEPVAAGAGADA; encoded by the coding sequence GTGACCGACGCGACGCACGCCCCCGACGCCCCGCGCGGATCCGGCTCCCGCCCCGGCGCGGCCCTCGGCGACGGGGTCCGGCGCGGCCTCGACCGGGTCGGGATCCGCACCGACGCCGGGCGCGACGCCGCGGCGGCCGTCGCCTGGGCCGTCGTCACCCTCGTGCTCCTCGCGGGCCTCCTCGCGCTCGCCTGGGCCGACGGCACGGCGCGCGGCATGACGTCCGCGCAGTCGTGGCTCATCGGGATCCTCGCGGTCGCCCAGTGCGCCCCGCTGGCCGTCCGCCGCCGCCACCCGCGGGCCACGCTCCTCGCGGTGTCGGTGCTCCAGGCCGGTCTCGTCGCCGTGCTGCCGCCCGGCTTCGCGTTCTGGGCGGCGGCCCCCGTGGTGGCCGCCTACACGGTCGGGGTGCGGCTGCCCGTCGGGCCCGCTGCGCGGATCGTCGCCGCGGCCCTCGGTATCGAGGCCGTCGGCGCCCTGCTCGCCGCGACCGGCCGGGTCCGCGCGGCGCTCGTGCCCGACGCCGACCGCCTGCCGCTCGGCCTCCCCGTCGTGGTCGACGCGGCGTCGATCCTCGCCAGCGGGATCCTCATCGCCGTGGCCAGCGCCGCCGTCGGCTCCTGGGTCGCGCTCCGCCGCCGCCACGACCGCGACGCGCTGGCCCGCGCCGTGGAGACGGTGGAGCACCAGGCCGCCCTCACCCGCGCCGCGGTCGCCGCCGAGCGCACCCGCATGGCGCGCGAGCTGCACGACGTGGCCGCGCACCACCTCACGGCGCTCGTCGTGCAGGCGGGCGCCGCCGAGCGCCTCGTGGACATCGACCCGGAGCGGGCGCGGGCGTCGCTGCGGGGGATCCGCGTGCAGGGCCGGGAGACCCTCGACGCGCTCCGCTCCATCGTCGGGATCCTGCGGCAGACGGACGACGGCCCCACCGGGTCCGGCCCCGGCGGCCCGGCCGGCGAGGTCCCCGTCCCGGGGCTCGCCGACGTCGACGGTCTCGTGCGCGCGGCCCGCGCCTCGGGAACCGCAGTGCAGGAGCGCGCGACCGGCGACCTGCCGACCCTCGCGCCGCTCGCCGACGTCACCGCGTACCGCACGGTGCAGGAGTCGCTCGCGAACGCCCGGAGGCACGCCCCCGGATCCGCCGTGACCCTCACCACCGAGGCCGGTCCCGCCCGGCTCGTGCTCGTGGTCGAGAACCCGCTGCCGGCCGTCGCGCCCGCGGGGGCCCCGGGCTACGGCCTCGTCGGGATGCGCGAGCGGGCCGCGCTCGTGGGCGGCCGGCTGGAGGCGGGCCCCACGGCCTCCGGCACCTGGCGCGTGCGCCTCGAGCTCCCGGTCGAGCCCGTCGCCGCGGGCGCGGGGGCCGACGCGTGA
- a CDS encoding RimK family alpha-L-glutamate ligase, producing MSTPPKVYAIHENPEWFGPFAAALDARGVPYEEWLLTDGVLEIDEAPPEGVFWSRISASAHTRDHALSKDYTRALMSWLEAHGRRTVNGRRTIELEVSKVDQLTALRAAGIEVPRTRAVIGSHRIVEAAQGLPTPFITKHNQGGKGLGVRRFDSVEELAAYVEGPDFEEPQDGITLLQEFLEAATPRVTRVEIVGGRFVYAIQADTARGGYQLCPADACAIDPATGALVMPPGATIAQQPGDTIFSLREDITAEHPLVERYVAFLAGLGIEVAGIEFIETADGRLVTYDVNTNTNYNAGVEAVAERSGPGAVAELLERVLRETYPGA from the coding sequence ATGAGCACCCCGCCGAAGGTCTACGCCATCCACGAGAACCCCGAGTGGTTCGGGCCGTTCGCCGCCGCGCTGGACGCGCGCGGCGTGCCCTACGAGGAGTGGCTCCTCACCGACGGCGTGCTCGAGATCGACGAGGCGCCGCCCGAGGGGGTCTTCTGGTCGAGGATCAGCGCCTCCGCCCACACGCGCGACCACGCGCTCTCCAAGGACTACACGCGCGCGCTCATGTCCTGGCTGGAGGCGCACGGCCGCCGCACGGTCAACGGCCGCCGCACCATCGAGCTCGAGGTGAGCAAGGTCGACCAGCTCACCGCGCTCCGGGCCGCGGGCATCGAGGTGCCGCGGACGCGCGCGGTGATCGGCAGCCACCGCATCGTCGAGGCGGCGCAGGGGCTCCCGACCCCGTTCATCACGAAGCACAACCAGGGCGGCAAGGGCCTGGGCGTCCGCCGCTTCGACAGCGTCGAGGAGCTGGCGGCCTACGTGGAGGGGCCGGACTTCGAGGAGCCGCAGGACGGGATCACGCTGCTGCAGGAGTTCCTGGAGGCGGCGACCCCGCGGGTCACGCGGGTGGAGATCGTGGGCGGGCGCTTCGTCTACGCGATCCAGGCCGACACCGCACGCGGCGGGTACCAGCTGTGCCCGGCCGACGCGTGCGCCATCGACCCGGCGACCGGCGCGCTCGTGATGCCGCCCGGCGCCACCATCGCGCAGCAGCCGGGCGACACGATCTTCTCGCTGCGGGAGGACATCACCGCAGAGCATCCGCTGGTGGAGCGCTACGTGGCGTTCCTCGCGGGGCTCGGGATCGAGGTGGCCGGCATCGAGTTCATCGAGACCGCCGACGGCCGGCTGGTGACCTACGACGTGAACACGAACACGAACTACAACGCGGGCGTCGAGGCGGTCGCGGAGCGCTCGGGCCCGGGCGCGGTGGCGGAGCTGCTGGAGCGCGTGCTGCGGGAGACGTACCCGGGCGCCTGA
- a CDS encoding BLUF domain-containing protein, with product MLSIVYSSTAERSFDDVDLAQLLAQSRATNAAHGLTGLLVHRQGRFLQLIEGEEDDVRERMRAILADDRHGRIATLMEERITVRQFPDWTMGMAKYDARVAERIPGYRDTFDDLEGERPDDAIRPALRELIRWFQEDTGRLS from the coding sequence ATGCTCTCCATCGTCTACTCCAGCACCGCCGAGCGGTCCTTCGACGACGTCGACCTCGCCCAGCTCCTCGCGCAGAGCCGAGCCACCAACGCGGCGCACGGGCTCACCGGCCTCCTCGTGCACCGGCAGGGCCGCTTCCTCCAGCTCATCGAGGGGGAGGAGGACGACGTGCGGGAGCGCATGCGCGCGATCCTCGCGGACGACCGCCACGGCCGCATCGCCACGCTGATGGAGGAGCGGATCACCGTGCGGCAGTTCCCCGACTGGACGATGGGCATGGCCAAGTACGACGCCCGGGTGGCCGAGCGGATCCCCGGCTACCGCGACACCTTCGACGACCTCGAGGGCGAGCGCCCGGACGACGCCATCCGGCCCGCGCTCCGCGAGCTGATCCGCTGGTTCCAGGAGGACACCGGCCGACTGTCCTGA
- a CDS encoding DUF4012 domain-containing protein → MTGPETPAESPAERPADGTPSASRPLWRRKRLWIPVGVVGVAAVAVGVSAALILPRVDTIQGELRAALPLSEDVQSSLLAGDVETAKAGAAELRGHTAKASEASQDGVLAAFEWVPVIGPNLHAARVLASASDRLATDVVTPATEVSLAAFTPVLGSIDLAGIDSLGKTVDTASTGLAGARTELDAVDRDALWPQVADDVQLMDDTLRTTQETADTFSSVTGILPDLLGAEGARNYLLMFQNNAEVRATGGNPAALVLLTVEDGSVRIADQASSNDFPRNVRQGAVPDETVRLVEPRSDRFEQNITMFPDFPTSGALAKAYWERYIGDRVDGVLSFDPVALSYLLEATGPITLETGDVLDAQNAVPTLLGAVYAQYPDYLAQDRYFASAASTIFAKLVTDTPPVVPLVAALDRAIEEHRLLMWSTVPEEQELIGGGPLSGALPADNAGQTTIGLFFNDIGPGSKLGYYLRSGARVESSTCGDTTTYTVAVDMTSIAPLDAATSLPRYVTGLDGISKGRQFNDLLVYGPVGSTVSDWSTDADLLSEEARGTDGGRGMIRIRSELAPQETKAVQVTFTMPASDDAGPLEVRNTPLVRPLESVVTEVPCTAAG, encoded by the coding sequence ATGACCGGACCCGAGACCCCCGCCGAATCTCCTGCAGAACGGCCCGCCGACGGGACGCCCTCCGCCTCCCGCCCCCTCTGGCGGCGCAAGCGGCTGTGGATCCCGGTCGGCGTCGTCGGCGTGGCCGCCGTGGCCGTGGGCGTCTCCGCGGCGCTGATCCTGCCGCGCGTCGACACGATCCAGGGCGAGCTGCGCGCGGCGCTGCCCCTCTCCGAGGACGTGCAGTCGTCGCTCCTGGCGGGCGACGTCGAGACCGCGAAGGCAGGTGCGGCGGAGCTGCGCGGACACACCGCGAAGGCCTCCGAGGCGTCGCAGGACGGCGTGCTCGCCGCCTTCGAGTGGGTGCCGGTCATCGGCCCGAACCTCCACGCCGCCCGCGTCCTGGCCAGCGCCAGCGACCGGCTCGCCACCGACGTCGTGACCCCGGCCACCGAGGTCTCCCTGGCGGCCTTCACGCCCGTGCTCGGCAGCATCGACCTCGCCGGCATCGACTCCCTGGGGAAGACGGTCGACACCGCGTCGACGGGTCTCGCCGGCGCGCGCACCGAGCTCGACGCCGTCGACCGCGACGCGCTGTGGCCGCAGGTCGCCGACGACGTCCAGCTCATGGACGACACGCTCCGCACCACGCAGGAGACGGCGGACACCTTCTCCTCCGTCACCGGGATCCTCCCGGACCTCCTCGGTGCCGAGGGGGCGCGCAACTACCTGCTCATGTTCCAGAACAACGCCGAGGTGCGCGCGACCGGCGGCAACCCGGCCGCGCTCGTGCTGCTGACCGTCGAGGACGGCAGCGTGCGGATCGCGGACCAGGCGTCGAGCAACGACTTCCCGCGGAACGTGCGCCAGGGCGCCGTGCCCGACGAGACGGTCCGGCTCGTGGAGCCGCGCTCCGACCGCTTCGAGCAGAACATCACGATGTTCCCGGACTTCCCCACCTCCGGCGCGCTCGCGAAGGCCTACTGGGAGCGCTACATCGGCGACCGCGTCGACGGCGTGCTCTCGTTCGACCCCGTCGCGCTCAGCTACCTGCTCGAGGCGACCGGGCCGATCACGCTCGAGACCGGCGACGTGCTCGACGCGCAGAACGCCGTGCCGACGCTCCTCGGCGCGGTCTACGCCCAGTACCCCGACTACCTCGCGCAGGACCGCTACTTCGCCAGCGCGGCCAGCACCATCTTCGCGAAGCTCGTCACCGACACCCCGCCCGTCGTGCCCCTCGTCGCGGCGCTCGACCGCGCGATCGAGGAGCACCGCCTCCTGATGTGGAGCACGGTGCCCGAGGAGCAGGAGCTCATCGGGGGCGGCCCGCTGAGCGGCGCCCTCCCCGCGGACAACGCCGGCCAGACGACCATCGGCCTGTTCTTCAACGACATCGGCCCGGGATCCAAGCTCGGCTACTACCTGCGCTCCGGCGCCCGCGTCGAGTCCTCCACCTGCGGCGACACGACGACCTACACGGTGGCGGTCGACATGACGAGCATCGCCCCGCTCGACGCCGCGACCAGCCTGCCGCGCTACGTCACCGGGCTCGACGGCATCTCGAAGGGCCGCCAGTTCAACGACCTGCTCGTCTACGGGCCCGTCGGGTCCACGGTGTCCGACTGGTCGACCGACGCGGACCTCCTCTCGGAGGAGGCGCGCGGCACCGACGGCGGGCGCGGCATGATCCGCATCCGCTCGGAGCTGGCGCCGCAGGAGACGAAGGCGGTGCAGGTGACCTTCACCATGCCGGCCAGCGACGACGCCGGGCCGCTCGAGGTGCGCAACACCCCCCTCGTGCGCCCGCTCGAGTCCGTGGTCACCGAGGTGCCCTGCACCGCGGCAGGCTGA
- a CDS encoding serine hydrolase, producing the protein MDTTPRTSTAAALPGRRRPRRSRRLASVVGAVALALAIPLAAGAATSAAPADPPPPAPPQHQPGGHDLTRADVDTWLDGTVGSALQTTGIPGAAVSVVADGQVLTTRGYGLADTGTEGTPAKPVDPDRTLFRVGSVSKVVSATAVMQLVEEGRLDLDDDVQQHLDFDLDTPKGPVTLRHLLTHTAGFEEVVTGLIGLPGTERSLGDVMRTDPPEQVFAPGTTPAYSNYGASLAGYVAERVAGKPFVDLVQEEVLDRAGMTSSSFAQPLPADLDARLAKGYPDDTQPAYPTEVVNAAPAGALSATASDMARFMLGHLGDLPADQALLDPATLDEMHRPALDADQLGTFAAGQRMALGFFDDSTPGVPAFGHDGDTNVFHTAMRMFPDSDAGIFVTVNGNGRDAVDTLELRTAVLQGFADRYLRPAGDAAGTSAAPAAAPVGDPEAAADLAGTWISSRAPFSNPGALLSLSGQTEIVPRADGTIAITPKPLGVTTGVYEKAGDDLWREVGGDAVIATRASADGGPVDGITWGASFTLLRAEPWQVASAVIPGLLAAVAVLLVSVVVWPAAAVAGIGRRRRAARADDAVATPRPRRSRTLLLSRIGQAVTLLALAGWSVAAVQALSFTDVPAATLRTLQGLQLLGALAVIPAALAAWQAVRTRRGPWIVAGRVLVLVALIGIAAFAVGFRLLAPSVSY; encoded by the coding sequence ATGGACACGACACCCCGCACCTCCACCGCCGCCGCCCTTCCCGGCCGACGCCGCCCGCGCCGATCCCGCCGCCTGGCCTCCGTCGTCGGCGCCGTCGCGCTCGCCCTGGCGATCCCGCTGGCGGCCGGCGCCGCCACGTCGGCTGCCCCGGCGGATCCGCCGCCGCCCGCGCCGCCCCAGCACCAGCCGGGCGGCCACGACCTCACCCGCGCCGATGTCGACACCTGGCTCGACGGCACCGTCGGCTCCGCCCTGCAGACCACCGGCATCCCCGGCGCGGCCGTCTCGGTCGTCGCCGACGGCCAGGTGCTCACCACCCGCGGCTACGGCCTCGCCGACACCGGCACCGAGGGCACCCCCGCGAAGCCGGTGGATCCCGATCGCACGCTCTTCCGCGTCGGCTCCGTCTCCAAGGTGGTCTCCGCCACCGCGGTCATGCAGCTCGTGGAGGAGGGCCGGCTCGACCTCGACGACGACGTGCAGCAGCACCTCGACTTCGACCTGGACACCCCGAAGGGTCCCGTCACGCTGCGGCACCTGCTGACCCACACGGCCGGGTTCGAGGAGGTCGTCACGGGCCTCATCGGCCTGCCGGGCACCGAGCGGTCCCTCGGCGACGTGATGCGCACGGATCCGCCCGAGCAGGTCTTCGCGCCGGGCACCACCCCCGCCTACTCGAACTACGGCGCCAGCCTCGCCGGCTACGTCGCCGAGCGCGTGGCCGGGAAGCCGTTCGTCGACCTCGTGCAGGAGGAGGTGCTCGACCGCGCCGGGATGACCTCCTCGTCCTTCGCGCAGCCGCTGCCCGCCGACCTCGACGCGCGCCTCGCGAAGGGCTACCCGGACGACACGCAGCCGGCGTACCCGACGGAGGTCGTCAACGCGGCACCCGCCGGTGCGCTCTCGGCCACCGCCTCCGACATGGCCCGCTTCATGCTCGGCCACCTCGGCGACCTGCCCGCCGACCAGGCGCTGCTGGATCCCGCGACCCTCGACGAGATGCACCGCCCGGCCCTCGACGCCGACCAGCTGGGCACCTTCGCGGCCGGCCAGCGCATGGCGCTCGGCTTCTTCGACGACAGCACGCCGGGCGTCCCGGCCTTCGGCCACGACGGCGACACGAACGTCTTCCACACGGCCATGCGCATGTTCCCGGACAGCGACGCCGGCATCTTCGTGACCGTCAACGGCAACGGACGCGACGCCGTCGACACCCTCGAGCTCCGGACCGCCGTCCTCCAGGGGTTCGCCGACCGGTACCTGCGCCCCGCGGGCGACGCCGCCGGCACGTCCGCAGCCCCCGCCGCGGCTCCCGTCGGCGACCCGGAGGCCGCGGCCGACCTCGCCGGCACGTGGATCTCCTCCCGCGCCCCCTTCTCGAACCCGGGCGCGCTGCTCTCCCTCAGCGGCCAGACCGAGATCGTGCCCCGCGCCGACGGCACGATCGCCATCACCCCGAAGCCGCTGGGCGTCACGACGGGCGTCTACGAGAAGGCCGGCGACGACCTGTGGCGCGAGGTCGGCGGCGACGCCGTGATCGCGACGCGCGCCTCCGCGGACGGCGGGCCGGTCGACGGGATCACGTGGGGCGCGTCCTTCACGCTCCTGCGCGCGGAGCCCTGGCAGGTGGCGTCCGCGGTGATCCCCGGGCTGCTGGCCGCCGTGGCCGTGCTCCTCGTCTCGGTCGTCGTCTGGCCGGCCGCCGCCGTCGCGGGCATCGGCCGCCGCCGCCGCGCGGCCCGTGCGGACGACGCCGTCGCGACCCCGCGCCCCCGCCGGAGCCGCACGCTGCTCCTCTCCCGCATCGGGCAGGCGGTGACGCTCCTGGCGCTCGCCGGCTGGTCGGTCGCGGCCGTGCAGGCGCTCTCGTTCACCGACGTCCCCGCGGCGACGCTGCGCACCCTCCAGGGGCTGCAGCTCCTCGGCGCCCTCGCCGTGATCCCCGCCGCGCTCGCCGCCTGGCAGGCCGTGCGCACCCGCCGCGGGCCGTGGATCGTCGCGGGCCGCGTGCTCGTGTTGGTCGCGCTCATCGGCATCGCGGCCTTCGCGGTCGGGTTCCGCCTGCTCGCGCCGAGCGTGAGCTACTGA
- a CDS encoding GNAT family N-acetyltransferase, translated as MTATVPAPASLLGTHVRLDPLTPAHLPALRAAIAHPAVFAGGFGGGPAGLPADDTAFDAWARTYFRWDDLPTAVILVGGPHDGELVGTTSLTELDTRRERVHLGWTAYDPRVWGTVVNAEAKRLLLGRAFDSGFGRVKLQADALNARSRAAILKLGATFEGVCRRDQLRADGTWRDAAIHSILADEWPAVRAGLDARIAAQEGRPVLFRTPAA; from the coding sequence GTGACCGCCACCGTGCCCGCGCCCGCGTCCCTCCTCGGCACCCATGTCCGGCTGGACCCGCTCACGCCCGCGCACCTGCCCGCGCTCCGGGCCGCCATCGCGCACCCGGCCGTCTTCGCGGGCGGCTTCGGCGGCGGCCCGGCCGGCCTCCCCGCCGACGACACGGCCTTCGACGCGTGGGCGCGCACCTACTTCCGCTGGGACGACCTGCCGACCGCCGTGATCCTCGTGGGCGGCCCCCACGACGGCGAGCTGGTCGGCACGACGAGCCTCACCGAGCTGGACACGCGGCGCGAGCGCGTCCACCTCGGCTGGACCGCCTACGACCCGCGGGTCTGGGGCACGGTCGTCAACGCGGAGGCCAAGCGGCTCCTCCTCGGCCGCGCGTTCGACTCCGGCTTCGGCCGCGTCAAGCTGCAGGCGGACGCGCTCAACGCCCGCTCCCGCGCCGCGATCCTCAAGCTCGGCGCGACCTTCGAGGGCGTCTGCCGCCGCGACCAGCTCCGGGCCGACGGGACCTGGCGCGACGCCGCGATCCACTCGATCCTCGCCGACGAGTGGCCGGCCGTCCGCGCCGGACTCGACGCGCGGATCGCCGCCCAGGAGGGCCGGCCGGTCCTGTTCCGGACGCCCGCGGCCTGA
- a CDS encoding chorismate mutase encodes MPEITGPAGAPLDDDARDALEELGDIRGSIDNIDAALVHLLAERFKFTQSVGRLKAAHGLPAADPERERRQILRLRALAEESRLDPAFAEKFLNFIVAEVIHHHTQIADAQDVDTSAVAPEDGGPTA; translated from the coding sequence ATGCCTGAGATCACCGGCCCCGCAGGGGCTCCCCTCGACGACGACGCCCGGGACGCCCTCGAGGAGCTGGGGGACATCCGCGGCAGCATCGACAACATCGACGCCGCCCTCGTCCACCTGCTCGCCGAGCGCTTCAAGTTCACGCAGTCGGTCGGCCGGCTCAAGGCCGCGCACGGCCTGCCCGCGGCGGATCCCGAGCGCGAGCGCCGCCAGATCCTCCGCCTCCGCGCCCTCGCCGAGGAGTCCCGCCTCGACCCGGCCTTCGCGGAGAAGTTCCTGAACTTCATCGTGGCGGAGGTCATCCACCACCACACGCAGATCGCCGACGCGCAGGACGTGGACACGAGCGCGGTCGCGCCCGAGGACGGCGGCCCGACGGCTTGA
- a CDS encoding YdcF family protein: MTPSTLTASPRRAGRARRWITRTLLALLVLVLAWILAGVPLFVMPAASQPGKADVIYVIGPPNPTRRDLAEKLVDEGYSDTVVFSVPSTGPQSADRLAACNGEFPYPVTCDTPSPFTTQGEARYLKEKAEENGWTSAIVITWTPHVTRTQLIFDRCFDGDLMVVEDPVDFGPRQWITQYVYQTGAFVKALVTPGC, encoded by the coding sequence TTGACACCCAGCACCCTGACCGCATCGCCCCGGCGGGCGGGTCGCGCCCGGCGCTGGATCACGCGGACCCTGCTCGCCCTCCTGGTGCTGGTCCTCGCCTGGATCCTCGCCGGCGTGCCGCTGTTCGTCATGCCGGCCGCGAGCCAGCCGGGCAAGGCCGACGTCATCTACGTCATCGGGCCGCCCAACCCCACGCGCCGCGACCTCGCGGAGAAGCTCGTCGACGAGGGCTACTCCGACACCGTGGTCTTCTCCGTGCCGTCCACGGGCCCGCAGTCGGCCGACCGCCTCGCGGCCTGCAACGGCGAGTTCCCCTACCCGGTCACCTGCGACACCCCGTCGCCCTTCACGACGCAGGGCGAGGCCCGCTACCTCAAGGAGAAGGCGGAGGAGAACGGGTGGACGAGCGCCATCGTCATCACCTGGACGCCGCACGTGACCCGCACGCAGCTGATCTTCGACCGCTGCTTCGACGGCGACCTCATGGTGGTCGAGGACCCGGTCGACTTCGGCCCGCGCCAGTGGATCACGCAGTACGTCTACCAGACCGGCGCCTTCGTCAAGGCGCTCGTCACGCCCGGCTGCTGA